From a region of the Tachypleus tridentatus isolate NWPU-2018 chromosome 1, ASM421037v1, whole genome shotgun sequence genome:
- the Polr2L gene encoding DNA-directed RNA polymerases I, II, and III subunit Rpb10, with amino-acid sequence MIIPVRCFTCGKVIGNKWEAYLGLLQAEYTEGDALDALGLKRYCCRRMLLGHVDLIEKLLNYAPLEK; translated from the exons ATGATTATACCTGTCAGATGTTTCACTTGTGGGAAGGTCATAGGAAATAAGTGGGAAGCTTATCTTGGTCTTTTACAAGCAGAATATACAGAAGG TGATGCATTGGATGCCTTGGGATTGAAGAGATACTGTTGTAGACGGATGCTTCTCGGCCATGTGGACTTAATTgaaaaactgctaaattatgcaCCCCTTGAGAAATGA